One segment of Pan paniscus chromosome 20, NHGRI_mPanPan1-v2.0_pri, whole genome shotgun sequence DNA contains the following:
- the APC2 gene encoding adenomatous polyposis coli protein 2 isoform X2 — translation MAPARLPAPSLAVSPASLIPHPPPLAVVSPSARSGSAACPGPDRALSAPEPLPAPRRPRSPRAPRPPRAGISGGARGAAQREEAPDPGAPRAQLQTLQELKMASSVAPYEQLVRQVEALKAENSHLRQELRDNSSHLSKLETETSGMKEVLKHLQGKLEQEARVLVSSGQTEVLEQLKALQMDITSLYNLKFQPPTLGPEPAARTPEGSPVHGSGPSKDSFGELSRATIRLLEELDRERCFLLNEIEKEEKEKLWYYSQLQGLSKRLDELPHVETFSMQMDLIRQQLEFEAQHIRSLMEERFGTSDEMVQRAQIRASRLEQIDKELLEAQDRVQQTEPQALLAVKSVPVDEDPETEVPTHPDDGTPQPGNSKVEVVFWLLSMLATRDQEDTARTLLAMSSSPESCVAMRRSGCLPLLLQILHGTEAAAGGRAGAPGAPGAKDARMRANAALHNIVFSQPDQGLARKEMRVLHVLEQIRAYCETCWDWLQARDGGPEGGGAGSAPIPIEPQICQATCAVMKLSFEEEYRRAMNELGGLQAVAELLQVDYEMHKMTRDPLNLALRRYAGMTLTNLTFGDVANKATLCARRGCMEAIVAQLASDSEELHQVVSSILRNLSWRADINSKKVLREAGSVTALVQCVLRATKESTLKSVLSALWNLSAHSTENKAAICQVDGALGFLVSTLTYKCQSNSLAIIESGGGILRNVSSLVATREDYRQVLRDHNCLQTLLQHLTSHSLTIVSNACGTLWNLSARSARDQELLWDLGAVGMLRNLVHSKHKMIAMGSAAALRNLLAHRPAKHQAAATAVSPGSCVPSLYVRKQRALEAELDARHLAQALEHLEKQGPPAAEAATKKPLPPLRHLDGLAQDYASDSGCFDDDDAPSSLAAAAATREPASPAALSLFLGSPFLQGQALARTPPTRRGGKEAEKDTSGEAAVAAKAKAKLALAVARIDQLVEDISALHTSSDDSFSLSSGDPGQEAPREGRAQSCSPCRGPEGGRREAGSRAHPLLRLKAAHASLSNDSLNSGSASDGYCPREHMLPCPLAALASRREDPKCGQPRPSRLDLDLPGGQAEPPAREATSADARVRTIKLSPTYQHVPLLEGASRAGAEPLAGPGTSPGARKQAWLPADHLSKVPEKLAAAPLSVASKALQKLAAQEGPLSLSRCSSLSSLSSADRPGPSEGGDLDDSDSSLEGLEEAGPSEAELDSTWRAPGATSLPVAIPAPRRNRGRGLGVEDATPSSSSENYVQETPLVLSRCSSVSSLGSFESPSIASSIPSDPCSGQGSGTISPSELPDSPGQTMPPSRSKTPPLAPAPQGPPEATQFSLQWESYVKRFLDIADCRERCRLPSELDAGSVRFTVEKPDENFSCASSLSALALHEHYVQQDVELRLLPSACPERGGGGGGAGLHFAGHRRREEGPAPTGSRPRGAADQELELLRECLGAAVPARLRKVASALVPGRRALPVPVYMLVPAPAPAQEDDSCTDSAEGTPVNFSSAASLSDETLQGPPRDQPGGPAGRQRPTGRPTSARQAMGHRHKAGGAGRSAEQSRGAGKNRAGLELPLGRPPSAPADKDGSKPGRTRGDGALQSLCLTTPTEEAVYCFYGNDSDEEPPAAAPTPTHRRTSAIPRAFTRERPQGRKEAPAPSKAAPAAPPPARTQPSLIADETPPCYSLSSSASSLSEPEPSEPPAVHPRGREPAVTKDPGPGGGRDSSPSPRAAEELLQRCISSALPRRRPPVSGLRRRKPRATRLDERPTEGSRERGEEAAGSDRASDLDSVEWRAIQEGANSIVTWLHQAAAATREASSESDSILSFVSGLSVGSTLQPPKHRKGRQAEGEMGSARRPEKRGAASVKTSGSPRSPAGPEKPRGTQKTTAGVPAVLRGRTVIYVPSPAPRAQPKGTPGPRATPRKVAPPCLAQPAAPAKVPSPGQQRSRSLHRPGKTSELATLSQPPRSATPPARLAKTPSSSSSQTSPASQPLPRKRPPVTQAAGALPGPGASPVPKTPARTLLAKQHKTQRSPVRIPFMQRPARRGPPPLARAVPEPGPRGRAGTEAGPGARGGRLGLVRVASALSSGSESSERSGFRRQLTFIKESPGLRRRRSELSSAESAASAPQGASPRRGRPALPAVFLCSSRCEELRAAPRQAPARQRPPAARPGPGERPARRTSSESPSRLPVRAPAARPETVKRYASLPHISVARRPDGAVPAAPASADAARRSSDGEPRPLPRVAAPGTTWRRIRDEDVPHILRSTLPATALPLRGSTPEDAPAGPPPRKTSDAVVQTEEVAAPKTNSSTSPSLETREPPGAPAGGQLSLLGSDVDGPSLAKAPISAPFVHEGLGVAVGGFPASRHGSPSRSARVPPFNYVPSPMVVAATTDSAAEKAPATASATLLE, via the exons ATGGCACCAGCCCGTCTTCCCGCGCCCTCATTGGCTGTCTCACCCGCATCCCTCATCCCGCATCCTCCCCCGCTCGCGGTGGTCTCGCCCAGCGCTAGGAGCGGCAGCGCCGCCTGCCCAGGCCCGGACCGGGCTTTGTCCGCCCCGGAGCCCCTGCCCGCGCCGCGGAGACCCCGGAGCCCGCGCGCTCCGAGGCCACCCCGGGCCGGGATCTCCGGTGGGGCCCGCGGAGCTGCGCAGAGGGAGGAGGCCCCAGACCCGGGCGCCCCGCGAGCCCAGCTGCAA acgcTGCAGGAGCTGAAGATGGCGAGCTCCGTGGCGCCCTACGAGCAGCTGGTGCGGCAGGTGGAGGCCTTGAAGGCTGAGAACAGCCACCTGAGGCAGGAGCTAAGGGACAACTCCAGCCACCTGTCCAAGCTGGAGACAGAGACGTCGGGCATGAAG GAGGTCCTGAAGCACCTACAGGGAAAACTGGAGCAGGAGGCCCGAGTGCTGGTGTCCTCGGGGCAGACGGAGGTGCTGGAGCAGCTGAAGG CCCTACAGATGGACATCACCAGCCTATACAACCTCAAGTTCCAGCCGCCCACCCTGGGCCCGGAGCCTGCCGCCCGGACCCCCGAGGGCAGCCCAGTACACGGCTCCGGGCCCTCCAAGGACAGCTTTGGGGAGCTGAGCCGGGCCACCATCCGGCTGCTGGAGGAACTGGATCGGGAACG GTGTTTCCTGCTGAATGAGattgagaaggaggagaaggagaagctcTGGTACTACTCCCAGCTGCAGGGCCTGTCCAAGCGCCTGGACGAGCTGCCGCACGTGGAGACG TTCTCGATGCAGATGGACCTGATCCGGCAGCAGCTTGAGTTCGAGGCCCAGCACATCCGCTCGCTGATGGAGGAGCGCTTCGGCACCTCGGACGAGATGGTGCAGCGGGCACAG ATCCGCGCCTCGCGCCTGGAGCAGATTGACAAGGAGCTGCTGGAGGCGCAGGACCGAGTGCAGCAGACGGAGCCCCAG GCCTTGCTGGCGGTGAAGTCGGTGCCGGTGGACGAGGACCCCGAGACAGAGGTCCCCACACACCCTGATGATGGCACCCCTCAGCCGGGCAACAGCAAG GTGGAGGTGGTCTTCTGGCTGTTGTCCATGTTGGCGACGCGCGACCAGGAGGATACAGCGCGCACGCTGCTGGCCATGTCCAGCTCGCCTGAGAGCTGCGTGGCCATGCGCCGCTCGGGCTGTCTGCCTCTGCTGCTGCAAATCCTCCACGGCACCGAGGCTGCGGCCGGGGGTCGCGCCGGGGCCCCAGGAGCACCGGGCGCCAAGGACGCACGCATGCGCGCCAACGCGGCGCTGCACAACATCGTCTTCTCGCAGCCGGACCAGGGCCTGGCGCGCAAGGAGATGCGCGTCCTGCACGTGCTGGAGCAGATCCGGGCCTACTGCGAGACCTGCTGGGACTGGCTGCAGGCCCGAGACGGCGGGCCCGAGGGAGGCGGCGCCGGCAGCG CCCCGATCCCCATCGAGCCGCAGATCTGCCAGGCCACCTGTGCTGTTATGAAGCTGTCCTTTGAGGAGGAGTACCGCCGTGCCATGAACGAGCTAG GTGGGCTGCAGGCCGTGGCAGAGCTGCTGCAGGTTGACTATGAGATGCACAAGATGACCCGGGACCCGCTGAACCTGGCGCTGCGCCGCTACGCGGGCATGACCCTCACCAACCTCACCTTTGGGGACGTTGCCAACAAG GCCACCCTGTGTGCGCGCCGCGGCTGCATGGAGGCCATCGTGGCCCAGCTGGCCTCCGACAGTGAGGAGCTCCACCAG GTGGTGTCCAGCATCCTTCGGAACTTGTCCTGGAGGGCCGACATCAACAGCAAGAAGGTGCTGAGGGAGGCGGGCAGCGTGACTGCCCTGGTGCAGTGTGTCCTGCGGGCCACCAAG GAGTCCACCCTGAAGAGCGTGCTGAGCGCCCTGTGGAATCTGTCTGCACACAGCACAGAGAACAAGGCGGCCATCTGCCAGGTGGATGGCGCCCTGGGCTTCCTGGTGAGCACCCTGACCTACAAGTGTCAGAGCAACTCGCTGGCCATCATCGAGAGCGGCGGCGGCATCCTCCGCAATGTGTCCAGCCTCGTCGCCACCCGTGAGGACTACAG GCAGGTGCTCCGGGATCACAACTGTCTGCAGACGCTGCTGCAGCATCTGACTTCGCACAGCCTGACCATCGTGAGCAACGCGTGCGGCACGCTCTGGAACCTGTCGGCCCGCAGCGCCCGTGACCAGGAGCTGCTGTGGGACCTGGGCGCCGTGGGCATGCTGCGTAATCTGGTGCACTCCAAGCACAAGATGATCGCCATGGGCAGCGCCGCCGCCCTGCGCAACCTGCTGGCCCATCGGCCCGCCAAGCACCAGGCGGCCGCCACCGCCGTGTCCCCAGGCAGCTGCGTGCCCAGCCTGTACGTGCGCAAGCAGCGGGCGCTGGAGGCCGAGCTAGACGCACGGCACCTCGCGCAGGCGCTGGAGCACCTGGAGAAGCAGGGCCCCCCGGCAGCCGAGGCCGCCACTAAGAAGCCGCTGCCGCCCCTGCGACACCTGGACGGCCTGGCCCAAGACTACGCTTCCGATTCGGGCTGCTTTGACGACGACGATGCACCGTCATCCCTGGCTGCGGCCGCGGCCACCAGGGAGCCAGCTAGCCCTGCCGCGCTGTCCCTCTTCCTGGGCAGCCCCTTCCTGCAGGGGCAGGCGCTGGCTCGCACCCCGCCCACCCGCCGAGGCGGTAAGGAGGCAGAGAAGGACACCAGTGGGGAGGCAGCCGTGGCGGCCAAGGCGAAGGCCAAGCTGGCGCTTGCAGTGGCGCGCATCGACCAGCTGGTGGAGGACATCTCCGCCCTGCACACCTCGTCCGACGATAGCTTCAGCCTCAGCTCTGGAGACCCGGGGCAGGAGGCGCCACGGGAGGGCCGCGCCCAGTCCTGCTCGCCATGCCGCGGCCCGGAGGGCGGGCGGCGAGAGGCAGGAAGCCGGGCGCACCCGCTGCTGCGGCTCAAGGCGGCCCACGCCAGCCTCTCCAACGACAGCCTCAACAGCGGCAGTGCCAGCGACGGGTACTGCCCACGCGAACATATGCTGCCCTGCCCGCTGGCCGCACTGGCTTCGCGCCGCGAGGACCCCAAGTGTGGGCAGCCTCGGCCCAGCCGGCTTGACCTTGACCTGCCCGGCGGCCAGGCCGAGCCCCCGGCCCGCGAGGCCACATCCGCTGACGCCCGCGTGCGCACCATCAAGCTGTCGCCTACCTATCAGCACGTGCCACTGCTTGAGGGTGCCTCAAGGGCGGGTGCAGAGCCCCTCGCGGGGCCTGGAACCTCTCCAGGGGCCCGGAAGCAGGCCTGGCTGCCGGCAGACCATCTGAGCAAGGTTCCCGAGAAGCTGGCGGCTGCCCCGCTGTCTGTGGCCAGCAAGGCACTGCAGAAACTGGCGGCGCAAGAGGGGCCACTCTCGCTGTCCCGATGCAGCTCCCTTTCCTCGCTGTCCTCGGCCGACCGCCCAGGCCCCAGCGAGGGTGGTGACCTGGATGACAGTGACTCCTCCctggaggggctggaggaggccGGCCCCAGCGAGGCTGAGCTGGACAGCACGTGGCGGGCGCCCGGGGCCACCTCGCTGCCCGTAGCCATTCCGGCTCCCCGCCGTAACCGAGGCCGGGGCCTGGGGGTGGAAGACGCCACGCCGTCCAGCTCGTCGGAGAACTACGTGCAGGAGACACCGCTTGTGCTGAGCCGCTGCAGCTCTGTGAGCTCGCTGGGCAGCTTCGAGAGCCCGTCCATCGCCAGCTCCATCCCCAGTGACCCTTGCAGCGggcagggcagtggcaccatcagccCTAGCGAGCTGCCCGACAGCCCCGGACAGACCATGCCTCCCAGCCGGAGCAAGACGCCACCGCTGGCGCCCGCGCCACAGGGTCCCCCCGAGGCCACCCAGTTCAGCCTGCAGTGGGAGAGCTACGTGAAGCGCTTCCTGGACATCGCCGACTGCCGGGAGCGCTGCCGGCTGCCATCTGAGCTGGACGCAGGCAGCGTGCGCTTTACCGTGGAGAAGCCAGACGAGAACTTCTCGTGCGCCTCCAGCCTCAGCGCCCTGGCCTTGCACGAGCACTACGTGCAGCAGGACGTGGAGCTGCGGCTGCTGCCCTCGGCCTGCCCCGAGcgcggcgggggcggcgggggcgcCGGCCTCCACTTTGCAGGGCACCGGCGGCGGGAGGAGGGGCCGGCGCCCACGGGTTCTCGCCCTCGCGGCGCCGCGGACCAGGAGCTGGAACTGCTGCGGGAGTGCCTGGGAGCCGCCGTGCCTGCCCGGCTGCGCAAGGTGGCCTCCGCGCTGGTGCCAGGTCGCCGCGCACTCCCCGTGCCCGTCTACATGTTGGTGcccgccccagccccagcccaggaggACGACTCCTGCACTGACTCCGCGGAGGGCACGCCGGTCAACTTCTCTAGCGCCGCCTCGCTCAGCGACGAGACGCTGCAGGGACCCCCCAGGGACCAGCCCGGGGGACCAGCGGGCAGGCAAAGACCCACCGGCCGCCCCACCTCTGCTAGACAGGCCATGGGGCACCGGCACAAGGCGGGAGGCGCCGGCCGCAGCGCGGAGCAGTCTCGGGGCGCGGGCAAGAACCGAGCAGGGCTGGAGCTGCCCCTGGGCCGGCCCCCGAGCGCCCCCGCAGACAAGGACGGCTCAAAGCCCGGCCGGACCCGCGGGGACGGGGCGCTCCAGTCGCTGTGCCTCACGACGCCCACTGAGGAGGCCGTGTACTGCTTCTACGGCAACGACTCGGACGAGGAGCCCCCGGCGGCCGCGCCCACGCCAACCCACCGGCGCACATCGGCCATCCCTCGCGCTTTTACGCGGGAGCGTCCGCAGGGCCGGAAGGAGGCCCCTGCCCCGTCCAAGGCTGCACCAGCCGCCCCGCCGCCCGCCCGGACCCAGCCCAGCCTCATTGCTGACGAGACCCCGCCCTGCTACTCCCTGAGCTCCTCCGCCAGCTCCCTCAGCGAGCCCGAGCCCTCGGAGCCGCCGGCCGTCCATCCACGAGGCCGGGAGCCCGCGGTCACCAAGGACCCGGGCCCAGGAGGCGGACGCGACAGCTCGCCCAGCCCGCGGGCCGCGGAGGAGCTTCTGCAGCGGTGCATCAGCTCGGCCCTGCCCAGGCGCCGGCCCCCCGTGTCTGGCCTGCGGCGCCGCAAGCCCCGAGCCACCCGGCTGGATGAGCGGCCCACAGAGGGGTCCCGGGAACGCGGCGAGGAGGCAGCCGGCTCGGACCGGGCCTCCGACCTGGATAGCGTGGAGTGGCGCGCCATCCAGGAGGGCGCCAATTCAATTGTCACGTGGCTGCACCAGGCAGCAGCTGCCACGCGGGAGGCCTCGTCCGAGTCCGACTCCATCCTGTCCTTCGTATCCGGGCTGTCGGTGGGATCCACCCTACAGCCCCCCAAGCACAGGAAGGGACGACAGGCGGAGGGAGAAATGGGCAGTGCCCGGCGGCCAGAGAAAAGGGGCGCAGCCTCAGTCAAGACCAGCGGGAGCCCCCGTTCCCCTGCAGGCCCCGAGAAGCCACGTGGCACACAGAAGACCACGGCCGGGGTGCCAGCTGTGCTCCGGGGACGAACAGTGATCTACGTCCCCAGCCCGGCAccccgtgcccagcccaaagggACCCCCGGCCCCCGCGCCACACCGCGGAAGGTGGCGCCCCCTTGCCTGGCACAGCCCGCGGCTCCAGCCAAAGTCCCGAGCCCCGGGCAGCAGCGGTCGCGGAGCCTACACCGGCCTGGCAAGACCTCGGAGCTGGCGACGCTGAGCCAGCCCCCCAGAAGCGCCACACCGCCCGCCCGCCTCGCCAAGAccccctcctccagctcctcccaGACCTCGCCCgcctcccagcccctgcccagaAAGCGCCCCccggtcacccaggctgctggggCCCTGCCCGGCCCCGGAGCCTCCCCGGTGCCCAAGACGCCGGCGCGCACCCTTCTGGCGAAGCAGCACAAGACGCAGAGATCGCCCGTGCGGATTCCGTTCATGCAGAGGCCGGCCCGGCGTGGGCCGCCACCGCTGGCTCGGGCAGTCCCGGAGCCGGGCCCCAGGGGCCGGGCGGGGACCGAGGCGGGCCCGGGGGCGCGCGGGGGCCGCCTGGGCCTGGTGCGTGTGGCCTCAGCCCTCTCCAGCGGCAGCGAGTCCTCCGAACGCTCGGGCTTCCGGCGACAGCTGACCTTCATCAAGGAGTCGCCGGGCTTGCGGCGCCGCCGCTCCGAGCTGTCCTCGGCCGAGTCCGCGGCCTCTGCCCCCCAGGGCGCCTCGCCCCGCCGCGGCCGGCCCGCGCTGCCCGCCGTCTTCCTCTGCTCCTCGCGCTGCGAAGAGCTCCGTGCGGCACCCCGGCAGGCCCCGGCCCGGCAGCGGCCCCCCGCGGCCCGACCCGGCCCTGGCGAGCGCCCTGCCCGGCGCACCAGCTCCGAGAGCCCGTCCCGCCTGCCTGTGCGCGCGCCCGCCGCCCGGCCGGAGACTGTCAAGCGCTACGCGTCGCTGCCGCACATCAGCGTGGCCCGCAGGCCCGACGGCGCCGTCCCCGCTGCCCCTGCCTCAGCCGACGCCGCGCGCCGCAGCAGCGACGGGGAGCCCCGGCCGCTCCCCAGGGTGGCCGCGCCGGGCACGACCTGGCGGCGCATCCGAGATGAGGACGTGCCCCACATCCTGCGCAGCACGCTGCCCGCCACGGCCCTGCCACTGCGGGGCTCCACGCCCGAGGACGCCCCGGCCGGGCCCCCGCCGCGCAAGACCAGCGACGCCGTGGTCCAGACCGAGGAGGTCGCCGCCCCCAAGACCAACTCCAGCACGTCCCCGAGCCTGGAGACCAGGGAGCCCCCCGGGGCCCCCGCCGGCGGCCAGCTCTCCCTCCTCGGCAGCGACGTGGACGGTCCCAGCCTCGCCAAGGCTCCCATCTCCGCACCCTTCGTGCACGAGGGCCTGGGGGTCGCCGTGGGGGGCTTCCCCGCCAGCCGGCACGGCTCCCCCAGCCGCTCGGCCCGAGTACCCCCCTTCAACTATGTGCCCAGCCCCATGGTGGTCGCAGCCACCACCGACTCGGCCGCGGAGAAAGCCCCGGCCACTGCCTCCGCCACCCTCCTGGAATAG